A DNA window from Atribacterota bacterium contains the following coding sequences:
- the nusG gene encoding transcription termination/antitermination protein NusG: MEEKKWYVVHTYSGYENKVKANLEQRVKSMGMEDQIFQVLIPTEKVLETKSGKKRYVQKKVFPGYVVVEMKMNNESWYAVRNTPGVTRFVGSGGKPVALNNSEIKNILKQMGKGEKKPKIDLTVGTSVNIITGPFTGYTGKISEIDNQKSKLKVLLTIFGRETSVELEFTDVEKY; the protein is encoded by the coding sequence ATTGAGGAAAAGAAATGGTATGTTGTTCATACCTATTCTGGTTATGAAAATAAAGTAAAAGCAAATCTTGAACAACGCGTTAAATCGATGGGAATGGAAGACCAAATATTTCAGGTTTTAATTCCAACTGAGAAAGTGTTAGAAACAAAATCGGGGAAAAAAAGGTATGTTCAAAAAAAAGTATTTCCCGGTTATGTAGTTGTTGAGATGAAAATGAATAATGAATCGTGGTATGCTGTAAGAAATACTCCTGGTGTTACCAGGTTTGTAGGTTCCGGAGGTAAACCAGTTGCTTTAAACAATAGTGAAATAAAAAATATACTAAAGCAAATGGGCAAGGGAGAAAAGAAACCAAAAATTGATTTAACCGTTGGTACAAGTGTGAATATTATTACCGGGCCTTTTACAGGGTATACCGGTAAAATTAGTGAAATTGATAATCAAAAGAGCAAATTAAAAGTTTTATTAACTATTTTTGGAAGAGAAACCTCGGTTGAATTAGAATTTACAGATGTGGAGAAATATTAA